The genomic region TATCACCTTTTGTACCTTGTGCATCATCAATTGTACCACGTTTTGAAAGATAACTCCTTGGGTCATCATTAAAACTGTTTTTACCTATGTGGGGTACGGTTTTGTTACTTTTTACCTCAGAATTCTTATGTGAACCAGCAAGCAGCGAATTCTTAACCGTACCCCAGCTTCAAATAAAACATTCATGTAAAACAAACAGATACATATATGCAAAAACTATTAAATGTCTAAAATACCCTTAATGTAAAAAACAAATAGATACACATATGCACAATACCTATCAATCTAAGCTACATACACATAAGTACAGTACTTTCATACTGCAATTTGTGCCTATAATATTCAGTATTCAGCTGAAGAGAAATCGTTTAAAAGTTGATCCACACTCCCCTCTTATATCTAACGAGGGAGACGTGGGGCCATCCTAAGCCCAATCCAAAGCTATATCAtcttaattaaaaaaaagttttgagagtgtcatttacctaaggccatgtgtagtcataaagcccttttgggggcgttatgcgacatgtggcgCGCCACGTGTGCGGGTGGgcgttatggggcgttatgcattTAAGCCCGTAgtgataaagcccctacccatcaatacctaattattaattttcgtttttattaaataattataaaaacaTTAACCTTTTTTTGATTGGTCCAACCTTAATCACCTTCCTCCCTCACGCCGCGAAGATAATAGCGCCTCCCCCAAATTTCTGAAACATGGCGCCTAAGGGGGTGGTGTGCCCGGCGCGATAATGGCGCTATAAGGGGCTATACCGCCCCACTACGTTCAACCTGTGAGACCCCTTGTTTGGCTTCCAACCAACAGCAAATGCACCCTGAAGCAACTCTACTTCAACTAAAGCCAACTTTGGATCCACTCTTTGTGTACAGGCTCTAACTTTGGAATTCACAACAATCCATTGTCTATCCCATCTAAACCCTGTTTTATCAACATCAAACATACAAAGTTCCTTTAAGCCAGACCCATGTCACCAAAATCTACATCTCACTAATTTCAATCCAAACATTTCAATTTAAACTGACAAGTTGAAAGTTGCATATAATCTTGAACTACATGAAATTCAGAAATTGGATGTATAAAGTAATTTAAGGGGAGACTGGATGAATTACCAGTGGAAAAGAGGGGTGCTTCTGAGACAGAGATGCCCCTGCAGGATTTTATTGGATATATGAAGATTGATTTCACtttggctgctgctgattctgccaTCACTTTGTTGACAAGACAATGGTTTTTGTTTGTCAAAGTGTTCAATGtcctgttgaacaatgtttaaaaaGAGGATCAtgatttttattttctatttttaagcaGCAAGCATTTCATACTAACCAATTCAAACTTCTCAATAAATTCACTTAATCCTCtttttaaacattgttcaacaagaCATTGAACCAATTCAACCAATAAATTCAACCACTAATTTCGTTTTAATCTCAAAATCTACTAAAGCATCAAAACTCCAGATCTGCACCTGTACATTCACTATCACACATTATTAAACAAAATCGTAACATTACAGACACAAATCTGACACAAAACTCAGTGAACATGCAGACAGAGAAAAAGTTAACCTGAGGAAAACGAAATCAAGTTCTGCATTGATTTGTATTTCCCAAATCATCATTTTACGGatctgaaaaatacaaaaaaaccCTAGATCTACAAAAATACCAAATACATACCGGGGTGATATGAGGTCTACGAACATACAGGATACCGGATCTGCTTGTTCTTCACTCCCGAAAACGAAAAGAGTGTCACTGAATCCGGATTTGGTGATATGAGCTGTGCAAAAACGAAATCAGTTCAACAAAAACGAAAAGAGAGAAAAGGGTAAGAACACAATACCAGCCTACATGGCTCGGACTATTTGGTTCCATGGAAGTATCAAACCGCCGACGAGGTCGCAGTGAGCCAGTGGCTCGGCTCCGCCTAGAGAAACCCTAGATTTTCTTTGAGAGAGAAGCATGGAGATGGATGAAATGGCAAACCCTAAAATCGATTGTACAGTACCCCGTGGTTCAGCGTTGTTGAtgaatttgagagagagagagagagagaaaaggaggTTACCTCTCGATCTGGTGAAATCCTCACAGATCTGGTGAGATCTGAGAGAGAGGCCTGATGAAGTCGTCATAGAGAGAGAGCAGAGGATGAGAGGAATTGAGCGGCGGACCAAATGAGAGATGAGAGAAACCCTAGTTTAGTTTGTGTGTCCGCGTGTAGTTTAGGGAAAAGGGTATAAGTGGAAACTGAAGTTTTCTGGTGCTTAAAAGGCGTGTACATTATGTTTTAGGGGTGTTTTAAGGAAATTTCAATGActttaagaagtcctttggatatgtatattatatatagtatagtatagatatagataccCCGTGGTTCAGCGTTGTTGAtgaatttgagagagagagaaaaggaggTTACCTCTTGATCTGGTGAAATCCTCACAGATCTGGTGAGATCTGAAAGAGAGGCCTGATGAAGTCGTCATAGAGAGAGAGCAGAGGATGAGAGGAATTGAGCGGCGGACCAAATGAGAGATGAGAGAAACCCTAGTTTAGTTTGTGTGTCCGCGTGTAGTTTAGGGAAAAGGGTATAAGTGGAAACTGAAGTTTTCTGGTGCTTAAAAGGCTTGTACATTATGTTTTAGGGGTGTTTTAAGGAAATTTCAATGActttaagaagtcctttggatatgtatattatatatagtatagatatatatatatatatatatatatatatatagtggatggttcaaataagaagaaattttttgtaagaagaaaaaagaagaaatttcaaccactaggaatgcttcattagacttcatttaatatctgtacttaatgtaactataagggtatactagtaaacttacatacatcattaattggtagtttcatctttaataactagctatattaaatttgtaacttaattttaagatatatatttttcacaaaaaaataaaaataaaaattcatttatagtgtaggataaatacgaggcgtgtaggataaattacgagttgtgtaggataaatttcaatatgtgtaggataaattccgaaatgtgtaggataacttttgatgtgtgtaggcaaaaatatttagtgtgaAGGATTATAGttttaatgactaattaattagtcaaacataataataaatgagatgagaaagaaactatttaatgttttacaattatacccgtttatttctttttcttctcaataaaattttcttctcaaatgaaccttcccatatatatatatatatatatatatatatatatatatatatatatatatatatatatatatatatatatatatatatatatatatatatatatatatatatatatatatatatatatatatatatatatatatatatatatatatatatatatatatatatatatatatatagggaggggctcatgcgagaactccatttattgcgagaaccacgagaaccaatgtggacacaacctaaaataactaaaaaaacctaaaaaaacacaacccccccaagctaaatgctaaaaactaaaacccccaaaaaacctaaaaaaaacctaacccccccacccccccaaaaaaaaaaaaaacctatacccccctcccccaccccccataAACCTAAACATCCCCACCACCccaatgctaaaaactaaacccccaaaaaacctaaaaaaatctaaaaaaatctaaaaaaatcaaaaaaaaaatctaatttttttttttaatattttttatgctcaaatcgctacttttagtggccaaataacaaaaaaaaaaaaaatttattgtaacatgtgttacaccaaaacttgtttattttttttaaaaatatctactcggcgcttttttgattttttttgcccaaaacccttaaaaacatgtatataacatgtgtaaattttttcaaaagaaaaaaacatcgggagctttgagtttcccgggttttctaagttaaagtgggttttctatagatacttacattatatatatatatatatatatatatatattttcaaggaagtcacacgaaaaccgagctttgttactaaaataaagggttaaaaataaaaaaggggttttggtgggttaaaaaaaaagttttggg from Helianthus annuus cultivar XRQ/B chromosome 10, HanXRQr2.0-SUNRISE, whole genome shotgun sequence harbors:
- the LOC110884839 gene encoding uncharacterized protein LOC110884839; translation: MTTSSGLSLRSHQICEDFTRSRAHITKSGFSDTLFVFGSEEQADPVSCMFVDLISPRTLNTLTNKNHCLVNKVMAESAAAKVKSIFIYPIKSCRGISVSEAPLFSTGFRWDRQWIVVNSKVRACTQRVDPKLALVEVELLQGAFAVGWKPNKGSHRLNVVGRYSPL